In Pseudomonas asiatica, the following are encoded in one genomic region:
- a CDS encoding MFS transporter, with protein sequence MTTQNKAKWLRFLILILGGGTIYKLANLKDAFYVPMQEFMGLSHTEIGMLLSANAIIATALFVVGGLLADRYDTRKLIPLGLIGTGSLGLYLATFPPFSSLLIVFSLLAVCADCLFWPSLLKAIRNLGDDQEQGRLFGLLEGGRGVVDTLVAFSALGVFVAMGSGEAGLKSAILFYSVIDILAGTLTRVLLKGGNAQSATKPKNGLANLMEAIKVPGIWLVSLNVFMVYIVYCGLTYFIPYLKEMYGLPVALVGAYGIINQYFLKILGGPAGGFIADKQFKSTSRYLKWAFLALLPLMAVIMLIPKSPGFIYAGMAATLSFALIVFSMRGVFWAPMGEVGIPQHITGSAFGIGCLIGYAPGMFAYVIYGAILDHFPGQQGYNYVFILMSMLAIAGFMVSSLLYQAVRKKSVLSGGADAVQA encoded by the coding sequence ATGACAACTCAAAACAAGGCCAAATGGCTCAGATTCCTGATTCTCATCCTTGGTGGCGGCACCATTTACAAGCTGGCGAACCTCAAGGACGCCTTCTATGTCCCCATGCAGGAATTCATGGGCCTGAGCCACACTGAAATCGGCATGCTGTTGAGTGCCAACGCGATCATCGCGACTGCACTGTTCGTGGTTGGTGGCCTGCTCGCCGATCGCTACGACACGCGCAAACTGATCCCCCTCGGCCTGATCGGGACCGGGAGCCTGGGGTTGTACCTGGCGACCTTTCCGCCCTTCAGCAGTTTGCTGATCGTGTTCAGTCTGTTGGCCGTCTGTGCCGACTGCCTGTTCTGGCCATCGTTGCTCAAGGCCATCCGCAATCTGGGTGACGATCAGGAGCAAGGCCGGTTGTTCGGCCTGCTGGAAGGCGGGCGTGGCGTGGTTGATACGCTGGTGGCCTTTTCCGCACTGGGCGTGTTCGTCGCCATGGGCTCGGGGGAAGCCGGCCTGAAATCGGCGATCCTGTTCTACTCGGTCATCGACATTCTGGCTGGCACCCTGACCAGGGTCCTGCTCAAGGGCGGTAATGCGCAATCGGCCACCAAGCCGAAAAACGGTCTGGCAAACCTGATGGAGGCTATCAAGGTACCCGGTATCTGGTTGGTCAGCCTCAATGTGTTCATGGTCTACATCGTCTACTGCGGCCTGACCTATTTCATCCCCTACCTCAAGGAAATGTACGGGTTGCCAGTAGCGTTGGTAGGCGCCTACGGCATCATCAATCAATACTTCCTGAAAATCCTCGGCGGGCCTGCCGGCGGTTTCATTGCCGACAAGCAGTTCAAGAGTACCAGCCGTTACCTGAAGTGGGCATTTCTGGCGCTATTGCCGCTGATGGCCGTGATCATGCTGATTCCTAAAAGCCCGGGCTTCATCTATGCGGGGATGGCGGCCACCCTATCCTTCGCCCTGATTGTTTTCTCGATGCGCGGCGTGTTCTGGGCCCCCATGGGCGAAGTCGGCATTCCCCAGCACATCACCGGCTCGGCCTTCGGCATCGGTTGCCTGATCGGCTATGCCCCCGGCATGTTTGCCTACGTCATCTATGGCGCGATCCTCGACCACTTCCCTGGTCAACAGGGCTACAACTATGTGTTCATTCTGATGAGCATGCTGGCCATTGCAGGCTTCATGGTGTCCAGCCTTCTCTATCAAGCGGTACGCAAAAAATCCGTGCTCTCTGGCGGGGCCGACGCGGTACAAGCCTGA
- a CDS encoding sugar phosphate isomerase/epimerase family protein — MNNKIQERFNALLSHKVVEHVAAPVLTEALAQRLLERLGQLRLFAHAYPLLTNLTHGRVTPADMLDFAYRHELQGLSLHLLDGEENSLSQMSPEQLQVFASKAKALGLDVHLEISSTLKKDVDQVIAIAKALGVRNIRVYSRYEGPLSRVMDVIETDLHYLAQQADANDLYFDFEQHEELKSSEIAQLLNRVNHPRLHALFDFGNMINACEQPLQALHNLAPHIRQAHLKGVRIVPEQNGFGHYGVLQGSDEDDLPSARMLFELLMLGEATPQVIAFILEQENHYVAPAFRQSLEAADPFIAYREMSETPLPKGYSLERMLADEHRWANNQVAYVRGLLGELRTLAELTLAAPSNA; from the coding sequence ATGAACAACAAGATCCAGGAACGATTCAACGCCTTGCTGAGCCACAAGGTGGTCGAACACGTGGCTGCTCCAGTGCTGACAGAGGCACTGGCCCAGCGGCTGCTTGAGCGTCTCGGGCAATTGCGCCTGTTTGCCCACGCCTACCCGCTACTGACCAACCTCACCCACGGTCGTGTCACACCCGCGGACATGCTGGACTTCGCCTATCGCCACGAGCTGCAAGGCCTGAGCCTGCACTTGCTCGACGGCGAGGAAAACAGCCTGAGCCAGATGTCGCCAGAGCAGCTCCAGGTGTTTGCCAGCAAGGCCAAGGCGCTGGGGCTGGATGTGCATCTGGAAATCAGCAGCACGCTGAAAAAGGATGTCGACCAGGTGATCGCCATCGCCAAGGCACTGGGGGTGCGCAACATCCGTGTCTACTCACGTTACGAGGGTCCGCTGTCGCGGGTCATGGACGTGATCGAGACCGACCTGCACTACCTCGCACAACAGGCCGATGCCAACGATCTGTACTTTGACTTCGAGCAGCATGAAGAACTCAAGAGCAGCGAAATCGCGCAGCTGCTCAACCGTGTCAACCACCCTCGCCTGCATGCCCTGTTCGACTTCGGCAACATGATCAATGCCTGCGAACAGCCCCTGCAGGCCCTGCACAACCTGGCGCCGCACATCCGCCAGGCTCACCTCAAGGGCGTACGCATCGTCCCCGAACAAAACGGCTTCGGCCATTACGGCGTGTTGCAAGGCAGCGACGAAGACGATCTGCCCAGCGCCCGCATGCTGTTCGAACTGTTGATGCTGGGCGAAGCAACCCCGCAAGTGATCGCGTTCATTCTCGAGCAGGAAAATCACTACGTGGCCCCGGCCTTCCGGCAGAGCCTCGAAGCAGCCGATCCATTCATTGCTTACCGGGAGATGAGCGAAACGCCGCTCCCGAAAGGCTACTCGCTCGAGCGCATGCTGGCCGACGAACACCGCTGGGCGAACAATCAGGTGGCCTATGTCCGAGGTTTGCTGGGCGAACTGCGCACCTTGGCTGAACTGACCCTGGCCGCTCCTTCCAACGCCTGA
- the pdxR gene encoding MocR-like pyridoxine biosynthesis transcription factor PdxR: protein MKSPTGLLLSAIELDRASAIPLYRQLYLQIRKQILNGRIQGGVRLPSTRTLSIELGLSRITILNAFDQLIAEGFLASRTGAGTYVGTEWENRSIEDEQPRQPPRLSELSQSMLSLRSDHFRGVSYTDWDPATPTSFLPSHSTYEGFPQAIWRRLMNRHLLKPTKAILGYGELQGLQAFRTAIAEYVFDARGIDCNAGQVVIVSGAQQAFNLLGMLLLNPQDSVWMEDPGHIAARIALQAQGARIIPLRIDEQGIDVQQGLAECPDARLVFCTPSRQHPLGVTLSYVRRQALIDWAAKHQSWIIEDDCDSEFRYSGRLLPALYAMDQMARVIYVGTFSKVLFPSLRLGYVILPQALVEPFCTLRAVMDRSPPTLLQATTADFMSEGHFLGHIRRMRALYKARQQALIEQLEKQIGSFFRITPTDAGMHLIAWLPPELSDTEIARQLARHNIHTYALSDYRIKHDLPPALLIGFAGTPEKQARERVEELAQALRTLGYLPPTT, encoded by the coding sequence ATGAAATCCCCCACAGGTTTGCTGCTGTCGGCTATCGAACTGGACCGTGCCAGTGCCATACCTCTGTACCGTCAGCTGTATCTGCAAATTCGCAAACAGATACTCAACGGCAGAATTCAGGGGGGCGTGCGCCTGCCGTCGACGCGGACCTTGAGCATCGAGTTGGGGCTGTCGCGGATCACCATCCTCAATGCTTTCGATCAGTTGATTGCCGAAGGTTTTCTGGCCTCGCGCACGGGTGCAGGTACGTATGTCGGTACTGAGTGGGAAAACCGGAGTATCGAGGACGAGCAACCGCGCCAGCCACCGCGCCTGTCCGAACTGAGCCAGTCGATGCTGTCGCTGCGCAGCGATCATTTTCGCGGGGTGTCCTATACCGACTGGGATCCGGCGACGCCGACCTCCTTCCTGCCCAGTCACAGCACCTATGAAGGGTTTCCGCAAGCCATCTGGCGGCGCCTGATGAACCGTCATTTGCTAAAGCCAACCAAGGCGATCCTGGGTTATGGCGAGTTGCAAGGCTTGCAGGCGTTTCGCACAGCGATTGCCGAGTATGTCTTCGATGCGCGAGGTATCGACTGCAATGCCGGCCAGGTAGTGATCGTTTCCGGCGCGCAGCAAGCATTCAACCTGCTGGGCATGCTGCTGCTCAATCCGCAGGACAGTGTCTGGATGGAAGACCCTGGGCACATCGCCGCGCGAATTGCGTTGCAAGCCCAGGGGGCCCGGATCATTCCGTTGCGTATTGATGAACAGGGGATCGATGTCCAGCAAGGCCTTGCCGAGTGCCCTGATGCGCGCCTGGTATTCTGTACGCCTTCGCGTCAGCATCCTTTGGGTGTCACCCTGAGTTATGTGCGGCGCCAGGCACTCATCGACTGGGCTGCGAAGCATCAGAGCTGGATCATCGAGGACGATTGCGACAGCGAGTTTCGCTACAGTGGTCGACTTCTTCCGGCACTGTATGCCATGGACCAGATGGCCCGAGTGATCTACGTCGGCACGTTCAGCAAAGTGCTCTTCCCGTCACTGAGACTGGGCTACGTGATTCTGCCGCAGGCTCTGGTCGAGCCCTTCTGCACCCTGCGCGCGGTCATGGATCGCAGCCCGCCCACACTGCTTCAGGCCACAACGGCCGACTTCATGAGCGAAGGCCACTTCCTGGGGCACATCCGCCGCATGCGTGCACTGTACAAGGCGCGCCAGCAGGCGTTGATCGAACAACTTGAAAAGCAGATCGGCAGCTTTTTCAGGATCACTCCGACGGATGCCGGCATGCACCTGATCGCCTGGCTGCCCCCCGAACTCAGTGACACTGAAATCGCCCGGCAACTGGCCCGACACAACATCCACACCTACGCCTTGAGCGACTACCGCATCAAGCATGACCTGCCGCCTGCCCTGTTGATCGGCTTTGCCGGCACGCCTGAAAAGCAGGCCCGGGAGCGTGTCGAGGAGCTGGCCCAGGCTTTGCGCACGCTGGGTTATCTTCCGCCGACCACTTGA
- a CDS encoding bifunctional diguanylate cyclase/phosphodiesterase, giving the protein MDVFADNEMSTRSDVVGQLIVAFSLILLLALLLGLFSLYRLAGALDAREVEQSRFYAESAMAQLQKNDRTFLLTHANWQAAYDHLGGQVDAHWAYDEDNVGATLYTSDGYEGVYVLDDDGTRYAILDGKLSQLGLEQHTVSAGKILQEARQAAQHDQASSGYLVFRGQPAVYVAALIRPQTQPARPPGPTAVLVFIRVLSPQVLLPLGQAAGLLGLAVGDSADQRQGRGALPLEGSGHTLTWDIPQPGTELIHTVIVPLAIAVLFIALSMALFARYAIRASSRIDRSHRALVTSRVALQSSEERFKAVAEAASDWIWETDVLLRLTYLSDRFTELTGHPVEAWRQRPITELLSCDTSNLRTSLHSLAATGSSGTLRCQYQDHLGQQRICRIASRAIVAEGVCTGFRGTCSDITDEVAAHAQIQHLSLHDALTGLPNRNKLFRFLEQSAPGAELPKVALLMLDLDNFKPINDSLGHPAGDAVLLEVASRLGQVTRDSDLVARLGGDEFIVVLTRPGDHQDMDRFCMRVIEAIKRPIQVEGHVVQVGVSLGVVLSAEYPGTPSDLIRHADVALYSAKQAGKNTWRFFSAQMNAALMEKRVLESELREGIPRGELVLHFQPRFKVDGVSIASAEALVRWQHPRLGLLRPDRFIPLAEESDLIVLLGNWVLQEACTKARGWPQAVMVSVNMSPAQFSRSDVVRDVGNALRATGLPAHRLELEITENVMLNDVEGALHTMLALKELGVRLNMDDFGTGYSSLGYLRTYPFDSIKIDKRFVQHLGKSGSDRSVVQAIINLGNAMGMTVTAKGVETAEQLALLCDDQCHEVQGFLLSKPLENEALMGMMKDQVSLAQ; this is encoded by the coding sequence ATGGACGTCTTTGCTGACAATGAAATGTCGACCCGCAGTGATGTGGTCGGGCAACTGATCGTGGCGTTTTCCCTGATTCTGCTGTTGGCCTTGTTGCTGGGGCTGTTCTCCCTCTACCGCCTCGCCGGGGCGCTGGACGCCCGAGAAGTGGAGCAGAGCCGCTTCTATGCTGAATCCGCCATGGCCCAGCTGCAGAAGAACGACAGGACGTTCCTGCTGACCCATGCCAACTGGCAGGCCGCCTATGATCACTTGGGCGGGCAGGTCGATGCACATTGGGCATACGACGAGGACAATGTCGGCGCCACGCTCTATACCTCCGATGGGTACGAAGGCGTATATGTGCTCGATGACGACGGTACGCGGTACGCAATACTGGACGGTAAGCTCAGCCAGCTGGGCCTGGAGCAGCATACCGTCAGTGCCGGCAAGATCCTGCAGGAGGCTCGGCAAGCAGCGCAGCACGATCAGGCGTCTTCAGGCTATCTGGTCTTTCGTGGCCAGCCGGCGGTGTACGTCGCTGCACTGATCCGCCCGCAGACCCAGCCGGCCCGCCCGCCGGGACCAACTGCGGTTTTGGTGTTCATTCGGGTTCTATCGCCACAGGTGCTCTTGCCGCTGGGCCAGGCGGCGGGGCTGTTAGGCCTGGCCGTGGGCGATTCGGCCGATCAGCGCCAAGGGCGCGGTGCCCTGCCACTTGAAGGCAGCGGCCACACCTTGACATGGGATATACCGCAGCCCGGCACCGAACTGATCCACACGGTAATCGTGCCCTTGGCTATCGCCGTTCTATTCATCGCACTGAGCATGGCATTGTTTGCACGCTACGCGATCCGCGCCAGCAGCAGGATCGATCGCAGCCACCGTGCTCTGGTGACTTCCAGGGTTGCCCTGCAATCAAGTGAAGAGCGCTTCAAGGCAGTGGCCGAAGCTGCCTCGGACTGGATTTGGGAAACGGATGTGCTCCTTCGCCTGACCTACCTTTCGGACCGGTTCACCGAACTCACCGGGCACCCCGTCGAAGCGTGGCGACAGCGCCCGATTACCGAGTTGCTGTCGTGTGATACCAGCAACCTCCGGACCTCGCTGCACAGCCTGGCCGCGACAGGCTCCTCCGGCACGCTGCGCTGCCAATACCAGGACCATCTAGGCCAGCAGCGTATCTGCAGGATCGCTTCGCGCGCGATCGTGGCCGAGGGCGTGTGTACCGGCTTTCGTGGCACGTGCAGCGACATCACCGACGAAGTGGCCGCCCATGCCCAGATTCAGCACCTCTCCTTGCACGACGCCCTGACCGGCCTGCCGAATCGCAACAAGCTGTTCCGTTTCCTCGAACAATCAGCCCCTGGCGCTGAGCTACCCAAGGTGGCGCTGTTGATGCTCGATCTGGACAACTTCAAGCCAATCAACGACAGCCTTGGGCATCCGGCCGGCGACGCGGTGCTGCTCGAGGTAGCGAGCCGCCTCGGTCAAGTTACCCGTGACAGTGATCTGGTCGCCCGTCTGGGAGGCGATGAGTTCATCGTCGTACTGACCCGGCCAGGCGATCACCAGGACATGGACCGATTCTGCATGCGCGTGATCGAGGCGATCAAACGCCCCATTCAGGTCGAAGGGCATGTCGTGCAAGTGGGGGTAAGCCTGGGTGTAGTGCTGTCGGCCGAGTACCCTGGTACGCCGAGCGACCTGATCCGACACGCCGACGTGGCCCTTTACAGCGCCAAGCAGGCGGGCAAGAACACCTGGCGCTTCTTTTCGGCACAGATGAACGCCGCTTTGATGGAGAAGCGTGTGCTGGAAAGCGAGCTGCGCGAGGGCATACCGCGTGGCGAGCTGGTGCTGCATTTTCAGCCGCGCTTCAAGGTCGATGGGGTCTCGATCGCATCGGCCGAGGCCCTGGTGCGCTGGCAACACCCGCGCCTGGGCCTGCTCCGCCCGGATCGTTTCATCCCGCTTGCCGAAGAGTCCGACCTGATCGTGCTGCTTGGCAACTGGGTGCTGCAGGAAGCCTGTACCAAGGCGCGGGGCTGGCCGCAGGCGGTGATGGTCTCGGTCAACATGTCGCCGGCCCAGTTCAGCCGCAGCGATGTGGTCCGCGACGTCGGCAACGCGTTGCGCGCCACCGGGCTGCCAGCCCACCGCCTGGAGCTGGAAATTACCGAGAACGTCATGCTCAACGATGTCGAAGGCGCACTGCACACCATGCTTGCACTGAAAGAGCTGGGCGTGCGCCTGAACATGGACGACTTCGGGACCGGTTACTCCTCGTTGGGTTACCTGCGTACCTACCCGTTCGACAGCATCAAGATCGACAAGCGCTTCGTGCAGCACCTGGGAAAGAGTGGCAGCGACCGTAGCGTGGTCCAGGCCATCATCAACCTTGGCAATGCAATGGGCATGACGGTGACTGCCAAAGGTGTCGAGACCGCCGAGCAATTGGCCTTGCTCTGCGATGACCAATGCCATGAAGTACAAGGCTTCCTGCTCAGCAAACCGCTGGAAAACGAGGCACTGATGGGGATGATGAAAGACCAGGTGTCGTTAGCGCAATGA
- a CDS encoding LysR family transcriptional regulator — MKFTLRQLRYALAAAKHGNLTTAAMELHVSQPSISAAISELEEVLGQSIFVRQRGLGISLTPFGRTVMVQARRVLSEARTFAEINANAGECVGELVVGCFEDLAPYCLPQIVRRMQESCPRVTVDMREGSFDYVGKRLSEGAIELAITYDLGLPPNTQCTQLCQLTAQVLLAADHPLAKESRVSLKALSEYTLVVTDQVHSWQHVLDLFSFYDLSPAAVHRVRTFEMQRSLVANGFGVALIYTRPFGDRSYDGQALVCRPTEEKLPTHSIVLAHDQRYPLTPSAEAFKELAVAWFAERPSFASE, encoded by the coding sequence ATGAAGTTCACACTGCGACAACTGCGCTACGCGCTCGCAGCGGCCAAGCACGGGAACCTGACGACTGCCGCCATGGAGCTTCATGTTTCACAGCCCTCCATTTCGGCGGCCATCAGCGAATTGGAAGAGGTGCTGGGCCAATCGATTTTCGTGCGCCAACGTGGCCTCGGCATATCGCTGACCCCGTTCGGGCGTACCGTCATGGTCCAGGCCCGCCGCGTTCTGAGCGAAGCTCGGACCTTTGCCGAGATCAATGCCAATGCAGGAGAGTGTGTCGGAGAGTTGGTGGTCGGATGTTTTGAAGACCTGGCGCCCTATTGCCTGCCACAAATTGTGCGACGGATGCAGGAGTCCTGCCCGAGGGTCACGGTCGATATGCGCGAAGGCAGCTTCGATTATGTTGGCAAGCGGCTGAGTGAGGGTGCGATAGAGCTGGCGATCACCTACGATCTGGGTCTGCCGCCGAACACTCAATGCACCCAGTTGTGCCAGCTGACCGCTCAGGTACTGCTGGCTGCCGATCACCCGTTGGCCAAGGAATCGCGCGTCAGCCTCAAAGCGCTATCCGAATACACATTGGTAGTCACCGATCAGGTCCACAGCTGGCAGCATGTGCTGGATCTGTTCAGCTTCTACGATCTTTCGCCCGCCGCTGTGCACCGTGTGCGCACCTTCGAGATGCAGCGTAGCCTGGTCGCCAACGGGTTTGGCGTGGCGCTGATCTACACCCGGCCATTTGGTGACCGCAGTTATGATGGTCAAGCGCTGGTATGTCGGCCGACCGAGGAGAAATTGCCAACGCACAGCATCGTGCTGGCGCATGATCAACGCTATCCGCTGACGCCTTCGGCTGAGGCGTTCAAGGAGCTGGCGGTGGCATGGTTCGCGGAACGGCCGTCGTTTGCATCCGAATGA
- a CDS encoding ABC transporter substrate-binding protein — MKITKALLTTTLSFGLLAAAGASQAAGWCESGKPVKFAGLNWESGMLLTDVMQFVLKNGYGCETDSLPGNSISMENALSSNDIQVFAEEWVGRSEVWNKAAAAGKVVGVGAPVVGAVEGWYVPRYVIEGDPKRKLEAKAPNLKTIADLGQYAQVFKDPEEPDKGRFYNCPAGWTCELDNSEMLKHYGLESSYTNFRPGTGPALDAAVLSSYKRGEPILFYYWSPTPLMGLVDLVKLDEKPGVDKSLTIKVGLSKAFHEQAPELVAVLEKVNLPIDLLNQNLARMSKDRIESPELAKLFLKEHPEVWHSWVSEDAAKKVDAAL, encoded by the coding sequence ATGAAAATTACAAAGGCTCTGCTGACCACCACACTATCTTTCGGGCTGCTGGCGGCCGCTGGTGCCAGCCAGGCGGCCGGCTGGTGCGAGTCTGGCAAACCGGTGAAATTCGCCGGATTGAACTGGGAAAGCGGGATGCTGCTCACGGACGTGATGCAGTTCGTGCTGAAAAATGGTTATGGCTGTGAAACCGACAGCCTGCCGGGTAACTCCATCTCCATGGAAAACGCCCTGAGCAGCAACGACATTCAGGTGTTTGCCGAAGAGTGGGTAGGGCGCAGCGAGGTCTGGAACAAGGCGGCGGCCGCCGGCAAGGTTGTTGGCGTCGGCGCGCCGGTCGTTGGCGCAGTCGAAGGCTGGTATGTGCCGCGTTACGTGATCGAAGGCGACCCCAAGCGCAAACTCGAAGCCAAGGCACCGAACCTCAAGACCATCGCCGATCTTGGGCAATACGCCCAGGTATTCAAAGACCCGGAAGAACCGGACAAGGGGCGCTTCTACAATTGCCCGGCCGGCTGGACCTGCGAGCTGGACAACAGCGAGATGCTCAAGCACTACGGCCTGGAAAGCAGCTACACCAACTTCCGCCCGGGCACCGGCCCGGCACTGGATGCCGCCGTGCTGTCGAGCTACAAGCGTGGCGAGCCGATCCTGTTCTACTACTGGTCGCCGACGCCGCTGATGGGCCTGGTCGACCTGGTCAAGCTGGACGAGAAGCCAGGCGTGGATAAATCCCTGACCATCAAGGTGGGCCTGTCGAAGGCCTTCCACGAGCAGGCGCCGGAACTGGTGGCAGTGCTGGAAAAGGTCAATCTGCCGATCGACCTGCTGAACCAGAACCTGGCGCGCATGAGCAAAGATCGCATCGAGTCGCCGGAACTGGCCAAGTTGTTCCTCAAGGAGCACCCCGAGGTCTGGCACAGCTGGGTCAGCGAAGACGCAGCCAAAAAGGTGGACGCGGCACTCTGA
- a CDS encoding ABC transporter permease, with protein sequence MFPKNFTFSIADWVNGWVDALVTNYGDVFRHISDTLLWAIVNLEGLLRAVPWWLMLAIVAGIAWHATRKVVTTAVIVGLLFLVGAVGLWDKLMQTLALMLVATLISVLVGIPLGVLSARNDRLRAVLMPLLDIMQTMPSFVYLIPVLMLFGLGKVPAIFATVIYAAPPLIRLTDLGIRQVDGEVMEAINAFGANRMQQLFGVQLPLALPSIMAGINQTTMMALSMVVIASMIGARGLGEDVLVGIQTLNVGRGLEAGLAIVILAVVIDRITQAYGRPRHGVGK encoded by the coding sequence ATGTTTCCCAAGAACTTCACGTTTTCCATTGCCGACTGGGTCAATGGCTGGGTCGATGCGCTTGTAACCAACTACGGTGACGTGTTCCGGCACATCTCCGACACCCTGCTGTGGGCCATCGTCAACCTCGAAGGCCTGCTGCGCGCAGTACCCTGGTGGCTGATGCTGGCCATTGTTGCTGGTATCGCCTGGCACGCCACCCGCAAAGTCGTGACCACTGCCGTGATCGTCGGCTTGCTCTTTTTGGTCGGCGCGGTCGGCCTCTGGGACAAGCTGATGCAGACCCTGGCGCTGATGCTGGTCGCAACGCTGATATCGGTCCTGGTCGGCATTCCGCTGGGTGTGCTGTCGGCGCGCAACGATCGCCTTCGGGCGGTGTTGATGCCGCTGCTCGACATCATGCAGACCATGCCCAGCTTCGTGTACCTGATACCGGTGCTGATGCTGTTCGGCCTGGGCAAGGTGCCGGCGATCTTTGCCACCGTCATCTATGCCGCGCCGCCGCTGATTCGCCTGACCGACCTGGGCATTCGCCAGGTGGATGGCGAGGTCATGGAGGCGATCAACGCTTTCGGTGCCAATCGCATGCAACAACTGTTCGGTGTGCAGCTGCCACTGGCGTTGCCGAGCATCATGGCCGGTATCAACCAGACCACCATGATGGCCCTGTCGATGGTGGTCATCGCCTCGATGATCGGTGCCCGCGGCCTGGGTGAAGACGTCCTGGTCGGCATCCAGACCCTGAATGTGGGCCGCGGCCTCGAAGCGGGCCTGGCCATCGTGATTCTGGCGGTCGTGATCGACCGTATTACCCAGGCCTATGGCCGACCACGGCATGGGGTGGGCAAATGA
- a CDS encoding quaternary amine ABC transporter ATP-binding protein, giving the protein MSAKQTMNKIEVKNVFKIFGARAEDALKLIRQQKAKDQVLAETGCVVGVNDLSLSIGSGEIFVIMGLSGSGKSTLVRHFNRLIDPTSGQILVDGEDILQYDMDALREFRRHKISMVFQSFGLLPHRTVLDNVAYGLKVRGESKARCAERALHWINTVGLKGYEKSYPHQLSGGMRQRVGLARALAADTDIILMDEAFSALDPLIRAEMQDQLLELQKTLHKTIVFITHDLDEAVRIGNRIAILKDGRLVQVGTPKEILYQPADEYVDRFVQRRVASL; this is encoded by the coding sequence ATGAGCGCCAAACAGACAATGAACAAGATCGAAGTCAAGAATGTCTTCAAGATATTCGGTGCTCGCGCCGAAGATGCCCTGAAACTGATCCGCCAGCAAAAAGCCAAGGATCAGGTCCTGGCCGAAACCGGCTGCGTGGTTGGGGTCAACGATCTCTCGTTGTCCATCGGCAGCGGCGAGATCTTCGTGATCATGGGGCTGTCGGGCTCGGGCAAGTCGACCCTAGTGCGCCACTTCAACCGCCTGATCGACCCGACCAGCGGCCAGATCCTGGTCGATGGCGAAGACATTCTGCAGTACGACATGGACGCCCTGCGCGAATTCCGCCGGCACAAGATCAGCATGGTATTCCAGAGCTTCGGCCTGTTGCCGCACCGCACCGTGCTGGACAACGTCGCCTACGGCCTGAAAGTCCGTGGCGAGAGCAAGGCCAGGTGCGCAGAGCGTGCCCTGCACTGGATCAACACCGTGGGCCTCAAGGGTTACGAAAAGTCGTACCCGCACCAGTTGTCGGGCGGCATGCGTCAGCGCGTCGGCCTGGCCCGCGCCCTGGCAGCCGACACCGACATCATCCTGATGGACGAAGCCTTCAGTGCGCTCGACCCGCTGATTCGCGCCGAAATGCAGGACCAGTTGCTGGAGCTGCAGAAGACACTGCACAAGACCATCGTCTTCATCACCCACGACCTGGACGAAGCGGTGCGTATCGGTAACCGGATTGCCATTCTCAAGGACGGTCGCCTGGTCCAGGTCGGTACGCCGAAAGAAATCCTCTACCAACCTGCGGACGAATATGTAGATCGTTTCGTGCAGCGTCGCGTAGCTTCGCTTTAA